The proteins below are encoded in one region of Segatella copri:
- a CDS encoding response regulator transcription factor gives MIKILFADDDLKYSMLLKSFLQQHGYDVTYAGNGKKAWEQFPEVKPDLVLLDINMPEMDGYEVAERIRAIDPKVLIFFLTDRTEKNDRLKGFSLKANDYLAKPFYPEELLARIEERFSMNESETIEEEVYHFGETTFCYNNNELRTRSSRVLITSRQADILRLLAKNIGNVVSKEMIQEAVWGTVSYANSLAVNVQMTYLRHALQHDATVKIESLKKKGYVLTLFSEV, from the coding sequence ATGATCAAGATATTATTTGCAGACGATGACTTGAAGTATTCCATGTTGCTGAAGAGTTTCCTGCAGCAGCATGGCTACGATGTGACTTATGCCGGAAATGGCAAGAAGGCATGGGAACAGTTCCCGGAGGTGAAGCCCGATCTGGTATTGCTCGACATCAATATGCCGGAGATGGATGGCTATGAGGTGGCTGAGCGCATCAGAGCCATCGACCCGAAGGTGCTTATCTTCTTTCTCACCGACCGTACGGAGAAGAACGATCGGCTGAAAGGTTTCTCCCTGAAGGCAAACGATTATCTTGCCAAACCCTTCTATCCGGAAGAGTTGCTGGCAAGAATAGAGGAGCGGTTCTCCATGAATGAGAGTGAGACGATAGAAGAGGAGGTGTATCATTTCGGTGAAACCACCTTCTGCTATAATAACAATGAGCTTCGCACCCGTTCCTCTCGTGTGCTCATCACCAGCCGACAAGCCGACATCCTCCGTCTGTTGGCGAAGAATATCGGTAATGTAGTAAGCAAGGAGATGATACAGGAGGCGGTGTGGGGAACCGTGAGCTATGCCAACTCCCTGGCTGTGAATGTGCAGATGACGTATCTCCGTCATGCTCTTCAGCATGATGCGACCGTTAAGATTGAGTCGCTGAAGAAAAAGGGATATGTACTTACTCTCTTTTCTGAAGTATAG